Proteins encoded in a region of the Kwoniella shivajii chromosome 3, complete sequence genome:
- a CDS encoding peptidyl-prolyl cis-trans isomerase-like 1: MSNQKAEYVTLDTSVGSFTVELYTAHAPKTCNNFSKLAERGYYNGVIFHRIIPGFMIQGGDPTGTGRGGTSIYGDKFADELHPELRFVGAGILAMANSGPNTNGSQFFITCAPTPFLDGKHTIFGRVSSGMKTIQRLEAVRTDSEDRPVEDIKIHKARLGDAAPLSSGMDVARIAL, translated from the exons ATGTCAAACCAAAAAGCAGAATACGTTACATTGGATACTTCTGTAGGATCATTCACTGTGGAGTTATACACTGCTCATGCACCGAAG ACATGCAACAATTTCTCCAAACTTGCAGAAAGAGGGTATTATAATGGAGTGATATTTCATCGAATCATACCT GGATTCATGATTCAAGGTGGAGATCCAACGGGAACAGGTAGAGGTGGAACTTCTATATATGGAGACAAATTCGCAGATGAACTACATCCCGAATTGCGATTCGTTGGTGCCGGTATTTTAGCTATGGCAAATTCAGGTCCTAATACAAATG GTTCACAATTCTTCATTACATGT GCACCAACACCTTTTTTAGATGGTAAACATACGATATTCGGTCGAGTTTCATCAGGTATGAAAACCATTCAACGTCTAGAAGCCGTACGGACAGACTCAGAAGATCGACCTGTAGAGGATATAAAAATACATAAAGCTAGATTAGGTGATGCTGCTCCTCTTTCGAGTGGGATGGACGTGGCTAGAATAGCATTGTAA